Proteins from a single region of Acidobacteriota bacterium:
- a CDS encoding AbrB/MazE/SpoVT family DNA-binding domain-containing protein — translation MAAPKQGKSRQPEEDQRRFHTKVDSAGRVLIPAALRKELGLAPGTDVVLRAADGKHVTIRSLDAIIADAQAYFRQFHKPGELLSEELIRERHEQAKLEYGG, via the coding sequence ATGGCAGCACCCAAGCAGGGCAAAAGCCGTCAACCCGAGGAGGATCAGCGCCGCTTTCACACTAAGGTGGATAGCGCCGGGCGCGTCCTCATCCCCGCGGCCCTTCGCAAAGAACTTGGCCTGGCGCCCGGAACGGACGTGGTGCTTCGCGCCGCTGACGGCAAGCACGTGACCATCCGTTCCCTCGACGCCATCATTGCCGACGCGCAAGCCTACTTCCGCCAATTCCACAAACCCGGCGAATTGCTATCCGAAGAGCTGATCCGCGAGCGGCACGAACAAGCCAAACTCGAGTATGGCGGCTGA
- a CDS encoding PIN domain-containing protein, which yields MAAEAGYVFDCSAVIALMWEEPGADEVRRRMAGAAISSVNLVEAATVLLRRGSSAVEVQHSLRALPLTVEPWTDDLVWAGLDLSPLAWTAGISLGDRACLTLARALGRTALTADTAWLSVAARLQPPVAIELFR from the coding sequence ATGGCGGCTGAGGCTGGCTACGTGTTTGACTGCTCCGCCGTCATCGCCCTTATGTGGGAAGAGCCGGGGGCAGATGAAGTCCGCCGCCGCATGGCAGGCGCGGCAATTTCCAGCGTGAATTTGGTTGAGGCCGCCACAGTGTTGCTCCGCCGCGGTAGCTCAGCAGTCGAAGTCCAGCACAGCCTGCGGGCGCTGCCGCTCACGGTCGAGCCGTGGACAGACGATCTCGTCTGGGCCGGCCTGGACCTGAGTCCCCTGGCCTGGACCGCGGGCATTTCGCTGGGTGACCGCGCCTGCCTCACGCTGGCGCGCGCCCTCGGCCGAACAGCGCTCACCGCCGACACTGCCTGGCTCAGTGTTGCCGCGCGGCTGCAGCCCCCCGTTGCGATCGAGCTCTTCCGCTAA